The DNA window AGGCCATCAGCAAAGTGCCGTCGCGATCGACGCCGCCACCATGTGAGACTTCATTCCACCCGGCGAGCTTCTTGCCGCGCTCCGACAGCATTGTCTTGATCCGCTTTAGGAAATAGGATTGCAGCTCGGCCGTGCCGGCAATTTTCTCCCGTTCCATCAGCGCCGTGCAAAGCGGCGAGGAAAGCCAGGCGCCGCTTGCGACCTCGTCCCCGCCGATATGAAAATATTCACCGGGAAACAACGTGACCATCTCGTCGAACACCTTGCCGAGAAATTCATAGGTGAATTCGACCGCCGGGTTGAGGGCATTGTTGGGATAACCCTGCACGGCGCGATAGCTATCCGGCGCCTCCTGGCCGTCGACGAGGCCGGTCAGTGACAACAGCGTCGCGGTGCTATGCCCGGGAATATCGATTTCCGGCACCACTTCGATATGAAGCGACGCAGCATGCGCGACGATCCGCCTGACGTCCTCCTGCGCGTAATGGCCGGAGCGCGTTTCCGCCCCGTCGCCGAGCTGCGGCACGAGCGCCTCGTCCGGCCCACGCCGCGCGCCGGTCTCCGTAAGCTGGGGATAGGTCTTGATCTCCAGCCGCCAGGCTTCATCGTCAGTGAGGTGCCAATGAAAGATGTTAAGCTTGTTCCAGGCAAGAATATCGAGCAGCCGTAGGACGTCTGCAACCGAATAGAACTGCCTGGCCACATCGAGATGGCAGCCGCGCCAGTTATAACGAGGCTGATCGGCGATCGTGCCGAAACTGGGAAATCGGAAGTGCTCTCGATCGGTACGGGCGCCGTGCATGAGTTGCGCCAGGCTGATCAGCCCATAGTGCAGGCCCGCCGCATCGGCGCTGGAGAGCACGATCTCATGCGCGGTAAACCGTAATTCATAGGCGAACGCAGCGATCGACGATTCGGTGACGAAACGAATAGCGCGCCCGCCCTCTGCGGCGCAGAGCGAGAACGGCACGTTTTCAGCCGGATAGAGCCGCTGGTGGAGCGAAAGAACCAGGGACAACGTCTTGACCGCCTCCGGCCGTGTCCTCTCGGCCGGATAAAGAACGACAGGCAGCTCTCCCGCCTTCAGCCCGAGCGCCAGCGGCCAGGGCAGCAGCGAATAAGGCTCCTCTACCCGGCCCGGCGGCAAAAGCGGCGGCGCCGCACCGCCATCCCGGCCTTCGAGAAGCAGATCGCCGAAGCCGACAGGAAGATGGCGACCGTCGCCAAGTGTCAGATAGGCCGATTTGACCCCTGACGTCACATGTTTCGGCTCACGGGTCAGCCCCTCGACGGTGAACTGCCAGCGCCCGCCCGGCGGCACGCTCAGCCCCTCGGGTGGCCGGACTTCATGGAAATGCGCGACCTGCCGCTTCAGGCTGCCGCCATCGCAGACATGTTTATCGGCAAGCCGCGTCTCCGACGTGTAGGCGAGCAAGAAGCCGGAAAGAGGCTCGGAGGAAAGGTTGAAGAGCGTGAAGTTCAAGCGCCCGAAACCGCCTTCGATCGGACGCCAGCTCGTTTCCAGACGATAATCAGCCATGCTCGCGCCCTTTCCCGTCGATGAGCGGCCGGGTCCGCGGCACTCTCCCGGCATGCTTCCACGAGCTTAGCTTTTTCGAGACGGCAAGGGAATCGGCGCGAGCTCAGGCGAAGCAGCCTCGAAAGGAAAACGGCGCGGCTTTCGCCGCGCCGCCTTCACTCGGCTGCCAACGCCGGCGGATGTCTGTCACCCGCCTCTTCCTGGATGGCGTCGGCATCTCGGCCTGGCTCGTTCTTTGCGTTCGGCTCACGGCCGAAGAAAAGGGCGTAACCGGCGGGTAGAACCAGAATGGTGAGCACTGTCGCGACCAGGATGCCACCCATCATCGCGTAGGCAAGCGGACCCCAGAAGACGCCGCGAGAGATCGGGATCAGCGCCAGCACAGCGGTCAGCGCCGTCAGCATGATCGGCCGGAAACGCCGCACCGCAGCACCGACGATCGCCTCCTGCCGGTGCATGCCGGCCTTGATGTCCTGGTCGATCTGGTCGACCAGGATGATCGAGTTGCGCATGATGATGCCGAGCAGCGCGATGACGCCGAGGATCGCCACGAAACCGAAAGGCGCGCCGCTGATCAGTAAGGCTGCCGCAGCCCCGATGATGCCGAGCGGACCGGTGGCAAGCACCAGCATCGCCTTGCCGAAATGCTGCAGCTGCACCATCAGCAGCACGATGATGACGGCAAGCATGATCGGCGCCTTGGCGGCGATCGACATCTGGCTTTCCGCCGCATCTTCGGCGCCGCCCTGGATCTCGACCTTGTAGCCGGCAGGCAGGCTGTCGCGCAGATCCTTCATGTCGGCATACATCTTCATTACCACGTCGTTCGGCTGCACGCCGTCTGGCAGCGTCGCACGCACGGTGATCGTCGGCAAACGGTCGCGCCGCCATTCGACGCCCTGCTCCATGACGGGCACGACCTTGGCGACCTGCGAGACCGGCACGAAGCCGCCGAAATCGGTCGGCACGTAGACGGAGTTGACAGCCGACAGCAGCGAGCGGCTGGAATCCGGCTCGCGGGCGACGATCGAGACCGTCTCCTCGCCGTCACGGAAATCGTCGAGCGGCGCCCCGGACATAGCGGTTTGCAGCATCTGGCGCACACGCTGCGAGGTCACGCCCAGCGCCCGGGCGCGGTCCTGGTCGACCACCAGCTTCATCGCCGGCACCTGTTCCAGCCAGTCGTCGTGGATGGCGCCGAGCATCGGGTTGGCTTCGAAGCGCGCCTTCACCTGATCAGCGATCGCTCGCACTTCCTGGCGGTCGGGCCCCATGACGCGCATCTGGACCGGCCAGCCTGTGGGCGGGCCGAGGAACAGGCGGTCAACCTTGCCGCGGATCGAGGGGAAATCCTCCGCAAGGATTGTACGCAGCTTGACGATCAGCCGTTCGCGCGCCGGTTCGTCATTCGCCATGACCAGAAGCTGGGCAAAGTTCGGATTGCGCAACTGCTGGTCGAGCGGCAGGAAGAAGCGCGGCGCGCCTTCGCCGATATAGGTGGCGATGAACCGCTTGTCGGGATCATCCATCATCTTCGCTTCGAGCGCCTTTGCCTGCACCTCGACTTCCCGAATGCTGGTGCCCTCGGGCAGCCACAGATCGACGAGAATCTCAGGCCGCGACGACTGCGGGAAGAAATTCTGCGGAATGAACTGGAAGGCCCAGAGGCTGGTAATGAAGGTGCCGAGCGTCAACAGCAGCACGATCACCCGATGGCGAACCGCCCAGCCGACCGTGCCGCGCAGTCGGCGGTAGAAGCTCGTGTCGAAAGCATCGTGATGCTCGCCGGCGTGATGGCGCTGCTTGAGGATCATGTAGCCGAGCCATGGCGTGAAATAGACCGCGACGAACCATGAAGTGACCAGCGCGATGCCGACGACATAAAACAGTGAGCGCACATATTCGCCGGCTGTCGATGCGGCGAAACCAACGGGGATGAAGCCAGCCGTGGTGATCAGCGTACCCGTCAGCATCGGGAAGGCAGTCGAGGAATAGGCGAAGCTTGCCGCTTCGACCTTGACGAGCCCCTCCTCCAGCTTCCGCTCCATCATTTCGACGACGATCATTGCATCGTCTACGAGCAGGCCGAGCGCGATGATCAGCGCGCCGAGCGAGATGCGCTGCAGGTCGATGCCGAGTTCGTACATCAGTGCGAAGGTGAAGGCGAGCACCAGCGGAATGGCGATGGCGATGACGAGGCCGGACCGCCAGCCGATCGACAGGAACGAGACAACAAGCACGATGACCAGGGCTTCGCCAAGCGCGTGCATGAACTCGCTGATCGCGTCCGTCACCACGTCGGGCTGGTTGGCGATCTGGTCGACCGCAACGCCGTAAGGCAGCGCGTCCTCGAAGTGGTGATAGGTCGTTTCCACATCCTTGCCGACATCGGTGACGTTAAAGCCCTTGGCCATGACGACGCCGACCTGAACGCTTTCGTGCCCGTTGAACCGGTACTTGCGCTGGTAGGGGTCTTCGAGCCCGGAACTGACCGTGGCGATATCGCCGAGGCGGGTCACCTGACCGCCGGCCCGCAGGCGCAGCTCACGTATATCGGCAGCCTTCTTCACATCGCCTTCGACCGAAATACGCACAGAACGAAGGCCGGTATCGACCGAACCCGCCGGATCGACATTGTTCTGGCCCTTGATGGCGTTCTGCAGATCGAGGATCGTCAGGCCGCGCTCGGCGAGCGCCTTGGACGAGACGTCGATATAGATCTTTTCCGGCTGATCGCCGATGATGACTGCCTTCTCGACGCCCGGCGTTGTCAACAGCATGTCGCGCGCCTGGATCGCGAACTTCTTCAATTCCGGATAGGAATAACCCTCGCCGCTGATCGAATGCAGCGTGATGAAGGTATCGCCGAACTCATCGTTGAAATAGGGGCCGAGCAGGCCCTGCGGCAGCTCGTTCGCGATATCGCCGACCTTCTTGCGCACCTGATAGAAGGCATCCGCCACTTCCTGCGAATTCGTGTCGCCCTTGACCTGCAGGGTGATGATCGCGCTGCCCGCTCGCGTATAGGATTTGACCCAGTCGAGATGTGGCGTTTCCTGCAGCTTGCGCTCGATCTTGTTGACGACCTGATCTTCCATTTCCTGGATGGAGGCACCCGGCCAGAGCGCCTGAACGACCATGACGCGGAAGGTGAATTCGGGATCCTCGCGCTGGCCCATGCGCATCAGGCCGAGCACGCCGGTGACGATGATGAGCCCGAAGAGGAAGCGCGCAATGCTCGGATGTCGGATTGCCCAGCGCGACAGATTGAAGGGCCGCTTTTCGGTGGCGGTTGCGTCCATGGTCTTGTTCCTTTTACGACGCGATCAGCGCACGGT is part of the Rhizobium bangladeshense genome and encodes:
- a CDS encoding efflux RND transporter permease subunit, translating into MDATATEKRPFNLSRWAIRHPSIARFLFGLIIVTGVLGLMRMGQREDPEFTFRVMVVQALWPGASIQEMEDQVVNKIERKLQETPHLDWVKSYTRAGSAIITLQVKGDTNSQEVADAFYQVRKKVGDIANELPQGLLGPYFNDEFGDTFITLHSISGEGYSYPELKKFAIQARDMLLTTPGVEKAVIIGDQPEKIYIDVSSKALAERGLTILDLQNAIKGQNNVDPAGSVDTGLRSVRISVEGDVKKAADIRELRLRAGGQVTRLGDIATVSSGLEDPYQRKYRFNGHESVQVGVVMAKGFNVTDVGKDVETTYHHFEDALPYGVAVDQIANQPDVVTDAISEFMHALGEALVIVLVVSFLSIGWRSGLVIAIAIPLVLAFTFALMYELGIDLQRISLGALIIALGLLVDDAMIVVEMMERKLEEGLVKVEAASFAYSSTAFPMLTGTLITTAGFIPVGFAASTAGEYVRSLFYVVGIALVTSWFVAVYFTPWLGYMILKQRHHAGEHHDAFDTSFYRRLRGTVGWAVRHRVIVLLLTLGTFITSLWAFQFIPQNFFPQSSRPEILVDLWLPEGTSIREVEVQAKALEAKMMDDPDKRFIATYIGEGAPRFFLPLDQQLRNPNFAQLLVMANDEPARERLIVKLRTILAEDFPSIRGKVDRLFLGPPTGWPVQMRVMGPDRQEVRAIADQVKARFEANPMLGAIHDDWLEQVPAMKLVVDQDRARALGVTSQRVRQMLQTAMSGAPLDDFRDGEETVSIVAREPDSSRSLLSAVNSVYVPTDFGGFVPVSQVAKVVPVMEQGVEWRRDRLPTITVRATLPDGVQPNDVVMKMYADMKDLRDSLPAGYKVEIQGGAEDAAESQMSIAAKAPIMLAVIIVLLMVQLQHFGKAMLVLATGPLGIIGAAAALLISGAPFGFVAILGVIALLGIIMRNSIILVDQIDQDIKAGMHRQEAIVGAAVRRFRPIMLTALTAVLALIPISRGVFWGPLAYAMMGGILVATVLTILVLPAGYALFFGREPNAKNEPGRDADAIQEEAGDRHPPALAAE
- a CDS encoding beta-N-acetylhexosaminidase; the encoded protein is MADYRLETSWRPIEGGFGRLNFTLFNLSSEPLSGFLLAYTSETRLADKHVCDGGSLKRQVAHFHEVRPPEGLSVPPGGRWQFTVEGLTREPKHVTSGVKSAYLTLGDGRHLPVGFGDLLLEGRDGGAAPPLLPPGRVEEPYSLLPWPLALGLKAGELPVVLYPAERTRPEAVKTLSLVLSLHQRLYPAENVPFSLCAAEGGRAIRFVTESSIAAFAYELRFTAHEIVLSSADAAGLHYGLISLAQLMHGARTDREHFRFPSFGTIADQPRYNWRGCHLDVARQFYSVADVLRLLDILAWNKLNIFHWHLTDDEAWRLEIKTYPQLTETGARRGPDEALVPQLGDGAETRSGHYAQEDVRRIVAHAASLHIEVVPEIDIPGHSTATLLSLTGLVDGQEAPDSYRAVQGYPNNALNPAVEFTYEFLGKVFDEMVTLFPGEYFHIGGDEVASGAWLSSPLCTALMEREKIAGTAELQSYFLKRIKTMLSERGKKLAGWNEVSHGGGVDRDGTLLMAWEKPAVGIELAQQGYDVVMTPGQAYYLDMAQAEAWSEPGASWAGHAPPEHTYAYEAEGELPDALREKMLGVQACIWTENFLSRAYFNRLVFPRLPAVAEAAWTPLERKDWDRFAAIVRMWPVL